CTGGTGAGCATACCTACTGTCCGAAGTGCGAAAAGCCTTTAATAGTCCGCTATGGGTTTGAGATCGTTGAGTACAACGTGACCGATGATGGAAGGTGCGGGTTCTGCGGAGAACCCATCCCAATCGTTGGCACATACACAAAAAAGAGATATCCTGGTATGTGGTGGTGAAAATGAGGCCGATTGAGGTTATCTTCTACATTGAGGGCCTATCCAACGACAAGAAAGCTTTAGAAAGCGCCATGGGCCAGACCGTTGAATCACTAAAGGCCGAAAAAGGTGTCGAGATTAAGGACATCTACGTCGATGAGATAGTTGAAGACCCTGATAACGATCTCCTGCCATACTCCGGGATGATAGAGGCCAGAATCAGGGGGCCTTTTGAAGTCCTTGTTGACCTGGCTATCCGCTACGCCCCAGCGGCCGTTGATCTCGTTTCAACAAATGGCATCGAGATTCCTGCGGAGCAACTGACGAAAATCCTTGGGGGCGTATCCTATCTAATGGGGCAACTAATGGAGAAGTTCGGGCCGCTGGCGGCGTATCCAAAACTCGATGAACTCCCAGAGCCAAAGGTGGGGTATTCCAGGGAAGAGATAGAGTCCATGATAATCGACGAAAGAATGCTCCTCTACAGGTTCGTTGTCGAAGTCTACGGAGAGGACGAGAAGAGGGTTGAGGCAGACATCAAGAAGGCCCTCATGTACGAAGGATGCAGAATAAACAAGTTTGCCATGCAGCAGCAGGGAGAGAACGAAAAGACCGGCAGAAAACGCTTCCTGGTTGCTACAGAACTCATCTCCGGGATCGAAACTGCCTTCCAGCTGACGGGGAAATATGCCCCGGTTGCCATATCAGTAGTGGAGCCAGAGATCGTTGATTTGAACCCATCGGAGATCCAGGGTGTTCTTTCCGACCTGGCAGGCTTCGCTCACGAGCTTGTCATAAGGCCGCTAAAGGCCATGGCCATTGAGAAGGCGAACACCTCATTCAAGCTGACTAGATAATATCGGCAAAAGGCGAATTATGTGTAGGCATTAGGTTAAGCCTTCTTTTCATTTTTACGGCAATCAGCGAGCTTTTTTTGGCCGCTGAAAGGGTCTGAAAGCGAAAAGTATTTAAACCCCAAGTGGCCAGATAGGTATGACAACACTTAGTAGGGGCTAAAGCCCCAACAACCCAAGGAGGTGTTGTGGAATGAAGGTGAAGAAGATCGCGGCACTCGCAGTCGGTGCCGCTATGGTTGGCGCAACCCTCGGCTTTGCCAGCGCTACCGAGGTCCCGAACATCCCGAAGGACTTCTTCGTTAAGAACGGAGAGCCCAACGTTAAAATCGTCATTGGAAGCCAGGCCGCTGCTCAGGATGTTGCTTCAGCCGCTGACATAGCCGTTGCCCTTGGTACCCTGCTCTACACCGAGGAGGATGTTAAGGTTAAGGACGCCAGCGTTGTTGTTAAGAAGGACGTCGCCTACGACCCGGCTGACATCCCGGTCTTTGACAACCTCTACAAGGGGAACTACAAGCTTAAGGAGGACCTTAAGGACGTTGAGGGCTGGTGGAATGGCGCCTTCGACAAGGATGACTATCCCGAGTTCACCGTTACTCTCAAGGACTCACCATGGGACGATGGTATCTTTAACAAGGACGACCCGGGATGGGAGGATGTCGGAAAAGTCACTGTATACAACGCCGTAGAGTGGAAGGACGGAAACGACAACAACTACTGGAAGGACCCGAAGGGCAACTGGCACGACGCTACCGACGTCAGCATCCACTACACCGTGGCCATAGGCAAGATCGAGCTTAAGGGCTTTGACGAGGTCGACACCACCGACATAGACGAGTTCAGCGACTTCACACTCATCGTTGACGACGTGGTCGCCAACGTGAGCTTCAGCCTGAACGCCTACGAGAAGACCCTCAAGGATAAAGTCCTCGGTGCCACTGAAGAGACCTACGCCGTCAGTGACGTTAAGCCGAGCAGCTCCTACAGCCTCTACCAGGCCGATGTCATTAAGGGCGTTGAGAAGGGAGACACCATCACCCTCTTCGGCAAGACCATCAAGGTCCTCGACATAGGCGATGACTACATCGAGTACGGTAACGACTGGGGAGAGAAGTACGTCAACAAGGACGAGGTAGCAACCTTCGGCGACTATACCATCAAGGTCATCGATATCGACGTCAACAAGGTCAAGGCCCTCTTCGAGGTCTCAGGCCCGGCCGGAAGCAAGATAGTAACCCTCGACACTGACGACAGAACCGACATAAAGGACTCCGAAACCCTCTTCAACGGAGGCATAAGGATAAAACTCCTCGACACCTTCATTGGTATTGGTGGAACCACCAGCGCCCTCATCGAGGTCCAGACCGACATCAGCTACATCGAGGACGGCAAGGAGTTCATGCCCGGCTGGATAGCCAAGCTCGGCATAAAGGACGGCAAGCTCGAGTGGTTCGCCCTCCAGAACAAGGAGGAGCTTGAGGGCAAGGAGGTCAAGCTCTTCGACACCTACAAGGTTGACTACGTCGCCGACATCATGAAGAAGAAGAACCCTAAAGACGACAAGACCTACGCCGCCATGAGTGCCTACGTTGTCATCGACCCGCTCAAGCCGGAGTACACCACCAAGGAGCTCGGCGTCGGCGACGAGCTTGAGGGCTGGACAATCGACGACATAAAGGCCACCGCCAGCCCGGCCAAGGCCGCCGTCGTCAGCAAGATAACCACCCCGATAACTGTCCTCGACGACGAGATCATCGAAGCCGGCCTCGACAGCGTTGACAGCAACCTCATCCTCGTCGGTGGTCCGGTTGTCAACAAGGTCACCGCCGCCCTTGCCGACAAGCTCGGCGTCCCGACCACCTACGAGGAGTGGGCTGCTGACGAGAACCTCAAGGCCGGTGTCGTCAAGTACATCGAC
This sequence is a window from Thermococcus kodakarensis KOD1. Protein-coding genes within it:
- a CDS encoding S-layer protein, translated to MKVKKIAALAVGAAMVGATLGFASATEVPNIPKDFFVKNGEPNVKIVIGSQAAAQDVASAADIAVALGTLLYTEEDVKVKDASVVVKKDVAYDPADIPVFDNLYKGNYKLKEDLKDVEGWWNGAFDKDDYPEFTVTLKDSPWDDGIFNKDDPGWEDVGKVTVYNAVEWKDGNDNNYWKDPKGNWHDATDVSIHYTVAIGKIELKGFDEVDTTDIDEFSDFTLIVDDVVANVSFSLNAYEKTLKDKVLGATEETYAVSDVKPSSSYSLYQADVIKGVEKGDTITLFGKTIKVLDIGDDYIEYGNDWGEKYVNKDEVATFGDYTIKVIDIDVNKVKALFEVSGPAGSKIVTLDTDDRTDIKDSETLFNGGIRIKLLDTFIGIGGTTSALIEVQTDISYIEDGKEFMPGWIAKLGIKDGKLEWFALQNKEELEGKEVKLFDTYKVDYVADIMKKKNPKDDKTYAAMSAYVVIDPLKPEYTTKELGVGDELEGWTIDDIKATASPAKAAVVSKITTPITVLDDEIIEAGLDSVDSNLILVGGPVVNKVTAALADKLGVPTTYEEWAADENLKAGVVKYIDNCPTIGGHGVVLVAGADRDGTKAAAEALMEYLAGLH